Proteins found in one Salvelinus alpinus chromosome 11, SLU_Salpinus.1, whole genome shotgun sequence genomic segment:
- the LOC139534516 gene encoding uncharacterized protein has product MAFGCWLGVFILLSVWPSVRCSDLPRGAIETACRDRYLLVTTQLSFAGNEPRFEAVDADGVHPITKQYGSECGYMFSILPLPGHAELRASYFSCHTDNQDDKVFTFSFNLITTAASGVGNTYSVNATCSLPLPWSPREVSCEENYMEVSMRSDVSCLSGTTTDAWTAALATAHSSATSTWQVMFQQEGQQLIPMSFSEARELGYVFHLTQGRLVFRSPYTPRSVMGSVSMVNGSVVEVVHPILFSRQRWVVMMVDWIVACSTNEGMYDGVGLVWQTPTLLSPLVSGLESIKISMGVDGQLLDKPITAERGYSMDISDTTVQISIPFNSAGGYRKSFVMDNMYHEFYVFRLYYEQTFLDDCGVETRLRLHRPMNTPLLIQHTSIINQTVLEDRVFTVYLGNLSYDVDLVAVKLNGHNFTILEANKSGLVITMVPQPNSNLHAYILRVPFDDAVVHKLYSTEGRLQFSLDINYTLVILPQEEPYYYLASVVAQFNDVFPPVFKGVCNEKSISFQMVHKPFDYLWEVGVGPYLLTTNLAAKRGYIMQNDSKSLTLEVPLFTVGFTYKDINLKQFYGSFEIHSRRPKTLDVKSSLAKDCLFQTTEVIVCSTKGVVTVVTDVTLAIPGAEPNRTFLLDSTCRPQETDDTRALFSFGLHTCGTRVQVDHQHVTYENEINIEHKSQSVKAPFEIRDTASVMTVRCVYPLSDLYKLFAYWQFESDSPGVGTILTRVPVKIFQPTYPPTTRRPLTSTTTSNTGLSPGRDMPGIHPRAKYVKVFSWQMNQPTGTT; this is encoded by the exons ATGGCTTTTGGGTGTTGGTTGGG AGTATTTATACTCCTGTCTGTATGGCCTAGTGTAAGATGTTCTGACCTTCCAAGAG GGGCCATTGAGACTGCGTGTCGGGATCGATACCTGTTGGTAACAACCCAACTCTCATTCGCTGGGAATGAACCTCGCTTTGAAGCGGTTG ATGCTGATGGCGTTCACCCCATCACTAAGCAGTATGGGTCAGAGTGTGGCTACATGTTCAGTATCCTCCCTCTGCCTGGCCATGCTGAACTCAGAGCCTCCTACTTCTCCTGCCACACTGACAACCAG GACGATAAGGTGTTCACTTTTAGCTTTAACTTGATCACAACTGCTGCAAGTGGAGTGGGAAACACCTACAGTGTGAATGCAACCTGCTCCCTCCCTTTACCCTGGTCCCCCAGAGAAGTCAGCTGTGAGGAGAACTATATGGAG GTGTCAATGAGGAGTGACGTGTCCTGTCTATCTGGTACAACAACGGATGCCTGGACTGCTGCCCTTGCTACA GCCCACAGCTCTGCCACGTCTACCTGGCAGGTGATGTTCCAGCAGGAGGGGCAACAGCTGATTCCCATGTCCTTCTCAGAGGCTCGGGAGCTGGGCTACGTGTTCCACCTCACCCAGGGGAGGCTGGTGTTCCGTTCACCCTACACACCACGGTCTGTCATGGGGTCTGTCTCCATG GTGAATGGTTCAGTGGTGGAGGTGGTCCATCCCATACTGTTCTCCAGGCAGAGATGGGTGGTTATGATGGTGGACTGGATTGTTGCGTGCAGCACTA ATGAAGGAATGTATGATGGGGTGGGGCTGGTCTGGCAGACCCCCACTTTGCTGTCCCCGCTGGTCTCTGGGTTGGAGAGCATCAAGATCTCAATGGGGGTGGATGGTCAGCTCCTGGATAAGCCCATCACAGCAGAGCGAGGCTACAGCATGGACATCAGTGACACCACTGTCCAGATCAGCATCCCCTTCAACTCTGCCGGAGGATACAGAAAG agctttgtgatggacaACATGTACCATGAGTTCTATGTGTTCCGTCTCTACTATGAACAAACCTTTCTTGATGACTGCGGTGTGGAGACCAGACTCCGCCTCCACAGGCCCATGAACACACCCCTTCTGATCCAGCACACCTCCATCATTAACC AAACAGTCCTTGAGGATCGTGTGTTTACTGTTTACCTGGGGAACCTCTCCTACGATGTTGACCTGGTGGCTGTGAAGCTCAATGGTCACAACTTCACCATACTAGAGGCGAATAAAAGTGGCCTCGTCATAACCATGGTCCCCCAGCCCAATAGTAACCTACATGCCTACATTCTCAGGGTGCCATTTGATGATGCCGTTGTTCACAAGCTG TACTCTACAGAGGGTCGTCTTCAGTTCTCATTGGACATCAACTACACTTTGGTCATCCTGCCTCAAGAGGAGCCCTACTACTACCTGGCTTCAGTCGTGGCTCAGTTCAATGATGTCT TTCCTCCGGTCTTCAAAGGCGTCTGCAATGAGAAAAGCATTAGTTTCCAGATGGTCCATAAGCCATTTGACTACCTGTGGGAGGTGGGTGTTGGCCCATACCTTCTGACCACAAATCTGGCAGCCAAGCGGGGCTACATCATGCAGAATGACAGCAAGAGTCTGACCCTGGAAGTGCCCCTCTTCACTGTTGGTTTCACTTATAAG GACATCAATTTGAAGCAGTTCTACGGCTCATTTGAAATTCACTCGCGACGTCCCAAGACCTTGGATGTCAAGAGTTCCTTGGCCAAAGATTGTCTCTTTCAGACTACTGAGGTCATAG TGTGTTCCACTAAAGGGGTGGTGACAGTGGTTACTGATGTGACTCTGGCTATTCCTGGAGCTGAACCCAACAGAACCTTTCTCCTGGACTCCACCTGCAGGCCTCAAGAGACAGATGACACCAGGGCTCTCTTTAGCTTTGGACTCCACACCTGTGGTACCAGGGTCCAG GTTGACCATCAGCACGTTACCTACGAAAATGAGATCAACATTGAGCACAAGAGCCAATCTGTGAAAGCACCATTCGAAATCAGGGATACTGCCTCTGT GATGACAGTTCGGTGTGTCTATCCACTGAGTGACCTATACAAGCTGTTTGCATATTGGCAGTTTGAGTCAGACTCTCCAGGAGTTGGCACCATCTTGACTAGAGTTCCTGTAAAAA TATTTCAGCCCACCTATCCACCCACCACCAGAAGACCGTTGACATCCACAACTACTTCCAACACAGGCCTGAGTCCTGGGAGGGACATGCCTGGCATCCACCCTAGGGCTAAATATGTCAAAGTCTTCAGCTGGCAAATGAACCAACCTACAGGAACCACTTAG
- the LOC139534517 gene encoding uncharacterized protein: MAFGCWLGVFVLLSVWPSVRCSDLPRGAIETVCRDRYLLVTTQLSFAGNEPRFEAVDADGIHPITKQYGSECGYMFSILPLPGHAELRASYFSCHTDNQDDEVFTFSFNLITIDVNGVETTYTVTANCSLPLPWSTREVSCEENYMEVSVRGDVSGLPGTKADDWTAALATAHSSATSTWQVMFQHDGQQLTPMSPSEARELGYVFYLTQGRLVFRSPYTPSSVMGSVTMVNGMLVEMVYPILVSRQRWLVIMVNLAVACSTDEGMYDGVGLVWQTPTLLSPLVSGLSGLESSKISMGVDGQLLNEPITAERGYSMDISDTTVQISIPFNAAGGYRKSFVMDNMYHEFYVFRLYYEQTFLDDSGAETRLRLHRPMSTPLLIQHTSIINQTVLEDRVFTVYLGNLSYDVDLVAVKLNGHNFTIREANKSGLVITMVPQPNSTLHAYILRVPFDAVIHKLYPTEGLLEYSLDINYTLVILPQEEPYYYLASVVAQFNDVFPPVFKGICNEKSIRFQMDHKPFDYLWEVGVGPYLLTPNLAAKRGYIMRNDSKSLTLEVPLFTVGYTYKDINLKQFRGTFEILSRVPKTLAVKSSLAKACLFQTTEVIVCSTEGVMTVVSVILAIPGSEPSRTSLLDSTCRPQEMDDTRVLFSFRLDTCGTRVKFDYQHLTYENEITVEHTSQSVEAPVSTRLTVRCVYPLSGLYKLFAYRRFEADSPGHGTILTRVPVKN; encoded by the exons GGGCCATTGAGACTGTGTGTCGGGATCGATACCTGTTGGTAACAACCCAACTCTCATTCGCTGGGAATGAACCTCGCTTTGAAGCGGTTG ATGCTGATGGTATACACCCCATCACTAAGCAGTATGGGTCAGAGTGTGGCTACATGTTCAGTATCCTCCCTCTGCCTGGCCATGCTGAACTCAGAGCCTCCTACTTCTCCTGCCACACTGACAACCAG GATGATGAGGTGTTCACTTTTAGCTTTAACTTGATCACAATTGATGTGAATGGAGTGGAAACCACCTACACTGTGACTGCAAACTGCTCCCTCCCTTTACCCTGGTCCACCAGAGAAGTCAGCTGTGAGGAGAACTATATGGAG GTGTCGGTGAGGGGTGACGTGTCTGGTCTACCTGGTACAAAAGCAGATGACTGGACTGCTGCCCTTGCTACA GCCCACAGCTCTGCCACGTCTACCTGGCAGGTGATGTTCCAGCACGATGGGCAGCAGCTGACTCCCATGTCCCCCTCAGAGGCTCGGGAGCTGGGCTACGTGTTCTACCTCACCCAGGGGAGGCTGGTGTTCCGTTCACCCTACACGCCAAGCTCTGTCATGGGGTCTGTCACCATG GTGAATGGTATGTTGGTTGAGATGGTCTATCCAATACTTGTCTCCAGGCAGAGATGGTTGGTCATCATGGTGAACTTGGCGGTTGCTTGCAGCACTG ATGAAGGAATGTATGATGGGGTGGGGCTGGTCTGGCAGACCCCCACTCTGCTGTCCCCGCTGGTCTCTGGCCTCTCTGGGTTGGAGAGCAGCAAGATCTCAATGGGGGTGGATGGTCAGCTCCTGAATGAGCCCATCACAGCAGAGCGAGGCTACAGCATGGACATCAGTGACACCACTGTCCAGATCAGTATCCCCTTCAACGCTGCCGGAGGATACAGAAAA agctttgtgatggacaACATGTACCATGAGTTCTATGTGTTCCGTCTCTACTATGAACAAACCTTTCTTGATGACTCTGGTGCCGAGACCAGACTCCGCCTCCACAGGCCCATGAGCACACCCCTTCTGATCCAGCACACCTCCATCATTAACC AAACAGTCCTTGAGGATCGTGTGTTTACTGTTTACCTGGGGAACCTCTCCTACGATGTTGACCTGGTGGCTGTGAAGCTCAATGGTCACAACTTCACCATACGAGAGGCGAATAAAAGTGGCCTCGTCATAACCATGGTCCCCCAGCCCAATAGTACCCTACATGCCTACATTCTCAGGGTGCCATTTGACGCCGTTATTCACAAGCTG TACCCTACAGAGGGGCTTCTTGAGTACTCGTTGGACATCAACTACACTTTGGTCATCCTGCCTCAGGAGGAGCCCTACTACTACCTGGCCTCAGTCGTGGCTCAGTTCAATGATGTCT TTCCTCCGGTCTTCAAAGGCATCTGCAACGAGAAAAGCATCCGTTTCCAGATGGACCATAAGCCATTTGACTACCTGTGGGAGGTGGGTGTTGGCCCTTACCTTCTGACCCCAAATCTGGCAGCCAAGCGGGGATACATTATGCGGAATGACAGCAAGAGTCTGACCCTGGAAGTGCCCCTCTTCACTGTTGGCTACACTTATAAG GACATCAATTTGAAGCAGTTCCGTGGCACTTTTGAAATTCTCTCAAGGGTTCCAAAGACCTTGGCGGTCAAGAGCTCCTTGGCCAAAGCGTGTCTCTTCCAGACTACTGAGGTCATAG TGTGTTCCACTGAAGGTGTGATGACAGTGGTGTCTGTGATTTTGGCCATCCCTGGATCTGAACCCAGCAGAACCTCCCTCCTGGACTCCACCTGCAGGCCCCAAGAGATGGATGACACCAGGGTTCTCTTTAGCTTTAGACTCGACACCTGTGGAACCAGGGTCAAG TTTGATTACCAGCACCTTACCTACGAAAATGAGATAACCGTTGAGCACACAAGCCAATCTGTGGAAGCACCAGTCTCAACCAG GTTAACAGTGCGGTGTGTCTATCCACTGAGTGGCCTATACAAGCTGTTTGCGTATCGGCGGTTTGAAGCAGACTCACCAGGACATGGCACCATCTTGACTAGAGTTCCTGTAAA GAACTAA